From the genome of Sulfurimonas paralvinellae:
ATAGGAGATAAAAATTTAAGTGAATCTTAAATGAAAAGTAAATGATATAAAAAAATATTATAATTGCAATAAAAATAGTTAGTATTATAGTCTATAGTATTTTTGTACATAAATATAATTAATAATAGTGGCTTTTTCGGGTGAAATATCAATAATTATGATAAAAAACATCATATTTAGTAGGAAAGTCAGTAAAAAAAGAATTGTGATAAAAAAATAACAATGTGCAGATTTGTAACATTTTTCTCACAATATCATCACAGAAATGTATGTTGACAGTATAATCTGAAAGTGTAAAAAGAGTATAAATTATTTTTAGTTAAATGTAAAAGTGATTGTAAATAAATAAAAGTAGAAAGAAATTGATCAACTAGGCAGCGACCTACATTCCCACACCTGAAAGATGCAGTATTATCAGCGATGAGAGGCTTAGCTTCTGGGTTCGGAATGGGACCAGGCGTTTCCCTCTCTCTATAGCCACCTAGACAAGATCAAGTATAAATTCATTGGAGTAATGAACTTATATTTGACCTTGAAGGATCATAAGAGTTGAAGTAACTCATTAAATATCAATCGTTCTGCGGCTAAACCGCGATACCCCCGTTGCTAAAGCATAAGTGGGGTAAAAGTCAACATACTAAAGAACTTGTTTCAAGATTCTTCTTATTTGTGTAATCTATTCGTACACTAAATAAGGTAGTGAAGCAACAGCGTTCGTAAGAACATAAAAAAAGACAAACGACCTATTAGTACTGGTCAGCTAAACGCATTGCTGCGCGTACACATCCAGCCTATCAAGCTTGTAGTCTTCAAGCGGTCTTCAGGGATTGTTCATCTTGGAGTTGGCTTCCCGCTTAGATGCTTTCAGCGGTTATCTCATCCGAACGTAGCTACCCAGCTATGCCCTTGGCAGGACAACTGGTGCACCAGTGGTTCGTCCAACCCGGTCCTCTCGTACTAGGGTCAGCTCTCCTCAACAATCCTACGCCCACGGAAGATAGGGACCGAACTGTCTCACGACGTTCTGAACCCAGCTCGCGTACCGCTTTAAATGGCGAACAGCCATACCCTTGGGACCTGCTCCAGCCCCAGGATGCGATGAGCCGACATCGAGGTGCCAAACCTCCCCGTCGATGTGAGCTCTTGGGGAGATCAGCCTGTTATCCCCGGCGTACCTTTTATCCTTTGAGCGATGGCCCTTCCACACAGAACCACCGGATCACTATGACCGTCTTTCGACTCTGCTCGACTTGTATGTCTCACAGTCAGGCTGGCTTATGCCATTATACTCTACGGTGGATTTCCAACCCACCTGAGCCAACCTTTGTAAGCCTCCGTTACTTTTTAGGAGGCGACCGCCCCAGTCAAACTACCCACCAGACATTGTCCTCGCACGAGATAATCGTACGGAGTTAGCTATCAGAATATTCAAGGGTGGTATCTCAAGGATGCCTCATCATAATCTGGCGACTATGAATCAAAGGCTCCCACCTATCCTGCACATGAATATCCCAATAGCAGTGTCAAGCTATAGTAAAGGTGCACGGGGTCTTTCCGTCTTTCCGCGGGTAGGAGGAATTTTCACCTCCACTACAATTTCACTGGATCCCTTGTTGAGACAGCTCCCATCTCGTTACGCCATTCATGCAGGTCGGTATTTAACCGACAAGGAATTTCGCTACCTTAGGACCGTTATAGTTACGGCCGCCGTTTACTCGGGCTTCAATTCATGCCTTCGCTAATGCTAAGCAATCCTTTTAACCTTCGAGCACCGGGCAGGCGTCACACCCTATACATCCACTTACGTGTTAGCAGAGTGCTGTGTTTTTGGTAAACAGTCGGGAGGGACTCTTTGCTGCGACCCAGAGATGCTTTGGAGAGTAAATCTCCTAACATCAAGGGCACACCTTATACCGAAGATACGGTGCTAGTTTGCAGAGTTCCTTAACAAGGGTTCATCCACGCGCCTTAGAATACTCATCTCACCCACCTGTGTCGGTTTACGGTACGGGCGACATACCATCTCGTTTAGAGGCTTTTCTCGGCACGACAGTATCGACGATTCAGTTCGCTCTCCGAAGAGATTGAACTGCCTGTCGGGTCTCGGTCGAATGTGAAGCGGATTTGCCTACTTCACAACCTACACCCTTCGAGCCACTATTCCATCAGTGACCTCGTCTAACTCTATGCGTCCCCCCATCACTCAAATGATGATATGTCGGTATCGGAATATTAACCGATTTGCCATCGTCTACCCCTTTCGGACTCGACTTAGGTCCCGACTAACCCTACGATGACGAGCATCGCGTAGGAAACCTTGGGTTTTCGGCGAAGAAGATTCTCACTTCTTTTCTCGCTACTCATGCCTGCATGCTCACTTCCATCCGCTCCAGTGCTCCTTACCGGTACACCTTCAACGCTGAATGGAACGCTCTCCTACCACTCATAGTAAACTATGAATCTAGAGCTTCGGTGCGTATCTTAGCCCCGTTATATTTTCGGCGCAGAATCGCTAGACCAGTGAGCTGTTACGCTTTCTTTAAAGGATGGCTGCTTCTAAGCCAACCTCCTGGTTGTCACAGCAACTCCACATCCTTTTCCACTTAGATACGACTTTGGGACCTTAGCTGCTAGTCTGGGTTGTTCCCCTCTCGACATAGGATTTTATCACCCTACGCCTGACTCCCGAGGTTACACGTATAGTATTCGGAGTTTGATAGGGTTTGGTACCGCGGTAAGCAGCCCTAGCCCTGTCAGTGCTCTACCCCTATACGCTAATGCTCGAGGCTATACCTAAATATATTTCGGAGAGAACCAGCTATCACTGAGTTTGATTGGCCTTTCACCCCTATCCACAAGTCATCCGAGGAATTTTCAACTTCCACCGGTTCGGTCCTCCACTGGCTCTTACACCAGCTTCAACCTGCTCATGGATAGATCACTCAGTTTCGGGTCTGCAGCATCTGACTATGTCGCCCTATTAAGACTCGCTTTCGCTACGGCTTCTCGTTCGATTAACCTTGCCAGATACCACAACTCGCAGGCTCATTATGCAAAAGGCAGTCCGTCACACTTATTTAATAGTGCTCCGAATGATTGTAAGCCATAGGTTTCAGGTTCTATTTCACTCCGCTCACCGCGGTCCTTTTCACCTTTCCCTCACGGTACTTGTTCGCTATCGGTCTAGTAGTAGTATTTAGGGTTGGAGGGTGGTCCCCCATATTCAGTCAAGATAACACGTGTCCCGACCTACTCATTCCTTACCTTAGTTCCACACAAATGTTTTCGCTTACGGGAGTATCACCCTCTATGCTCTGACTTTCCAGACAGTTCTGCTAACAAATGTGCTAAATGTAAGTGCCCTATTCCAATTTCGCTCGCCGCTACTCTCGGAATCTCGTTTGATTTCTTTTCCTGCAGGTACTGAGATGTTTCACTTCCCTGCGTTCGCCCCCGAAGGTGACATGACTCGCGCCATGCCGGGTTGCCCCATTCAGAAATCCCCGGATCAAAGCTTCTTGGCAGCTCCCCGAGGCTTTTCGCAGCCTAGTACGTCTTTCATCGCCTCTACTAGCCAAGGCATCCACCTATGGCCCTTAATATCTTTTATTCTATATTGCGTTCACTACCTTATTTAATGTACTATCTCTAATACAACAAACAAGATTGAATGAATCCATTTTTTTGTAGTTATTTAGTTTATAATTAAATCTCTTTAATTATATGTTGTTGACTTTAACAATTGTAATTTAATGAACTTTTGGTTTAAAAACCAAATATAAACTTTCTAACTTTGAAAGCTTATATTTAGTTTTAGCAAAAACTTGTTTTTGTGCTAGTTGTATTTGAAAAGGTGACGAAGCGTACTAAAGTACGTGAGTTAACTTTTCAGATGCAAATAGTGCAAAAATGGTGGGCCTACCAGGACTTGAACCTGGGACCTCACCCTTATCAGGGGTGCACTCTAACCAGCTGAGCTATAGGCCCTTGATATAATCGAATGTCAAATGAACACAGATCACTGAAAACTAAGCAAGCAAGCAGACTGAAGTAACTAATATCTCTGTGAGATTCTTTTGTGTTGAGCCGATCAAACGAATGATCGCTCTTTACTCTAGAAAGGAGGTGATCCAACCGCAGGTTCTCCTACGGTTACCTTGTTACGACTTCACCCCAGTCGCTAATTCCACCGTAAGCGGTAGCCCCCCGAAGGTTGGCTTCCCGATTTCGGGTGAAATCAACTCCCATGGTGTGACGGGCGGTGAGTACAAGACCCGGGAACGTATTCACCGTAGCATTGCTGATCTACGATTACTAGTGATTCCAGCTTCATGGAGTCGAGTTGCAGACTCCAATCCGAACTGAGAGACGCTTTAAGTGATTAGCTCCACCTCGCGGTATCGCAACACTCTGTACGCCCCATTGTAGCACGTGTGTAGCCCTAGCCATAAGGGCCATGATGACTTGACGTCGTCCTCACCTTCCTCCTCCTTGCGAAGGCAGTCTCCTTAGAGTGCTCAGCCGAACTGCTAGCAACTAAGGACGAGGGTTGCGCTCGTTGCGGGACTTAACCCAACATCTCACGACACGAGCTGACGACAGCCGTGCAGCACCTGTTTTCGAGTTCCCCGAAGGGCACCCCGCCATCTCTGGCAGGTTCTCTCAATGTCAAGGCTAGGTAAGGTTCTTCGCGTATCTTCGAATTAAACCACATGCTCCACCACTTGTGCGGGTCCCCGTCTATTCCTTTGAGTTTTAATCTTGCGACCGTACTCCCCAGGCGGAACACTTAATCTGTTAAGTGCATCACCGAGATGACTAGCATCCCGACGACTAGTGTTCATCGTTTAGGGCGTGGACTACCAGGGTATCTAATCCTGTTTGCTCCCCACGCTTTCACGCCTTAGCGTCAGTTATGTTCCAGCAGATCGCCTTCGCTTTCGGTATTCCTAGTGATATCTACGGATTTTACCCCTACACCACTAATTCCATCTGCCCCTCCCATACTCTAGGTTAGTAGTTTCAAATGCAGTTCTACAGTTAAGCTGTAGGATTTCACATCTGACTTACCAACCCGCCTACGCGTCCTTTACGCCCAGTGATTCCGAATAACGCTTGCACCCTCCGTATTACCGCGGCTGCTGGCACGGAGTTAGCCGGTGCTTATTCATATGCTACCGTCATTTTCTTGACATATAAAAGGAGTTTACACACCGAAATGCGTCATCCTCCACGCGGCGTTGCTGCATCAGGGTTTCCCCCATTGTGCAATATTCCTCACTGCTGCCTCCCGTAGGAGTCTGGTCCGTGTCTCAGTACCAGTGTGGCGGATCATCCTCTCAAACCCGCTACCCGTCATCGCCTTGGTGAGCTCTTACCTCACCAACTAGCTGATAGGATATAGGCCGATCCCTTGGCGGAATCCATTTCCCGATTCATCTTTTGATGAAAAGGAGTATCCAGTATTAATCACCGTTTCCAGTGGCTATCCCGGTCCAAGGGGCACATTACCTATATATTACTCACCCGTGCGCCACTCGTCAGCAGAGAAGCAAGCTTCTCTCTGTTACCGTTCGACTTGCATGTGTTAAGCACGCCGCCAGCGTTCATTCTGAGCCAGGATCAAACTCTCCATAATTGTTTATGAAAAGATAAATAAATTTAATTACTGATCTTTGCCCAAGATTTAAAAATCATTGGCTTTGTTAAGACATTAAGAGTGCTTAAGCTCTTAATGAATATAGTTATCTATTACTATAGGGAAACTAACTATATCAATAGCTAGAATTCAAATAGAATAGACGGTTGTTGTTTTATTAGTTATTTCTAAATAAGATTTAACTGATAGTTACATCAGTCTCTCTTACTTGCTTAGTTTTCAATGATCTCAAACTGATTCAAGCGGCTTCAACTCGAAGTCTCTCTAGGCCTTTAAACAAGGTCTCTCTGTTTGTGGATGGGAATTATAGGAGATTTTAACTTCAATGTCAATAGTTTTTCAAAAGAATTTCAAATTTCTTTCAAACCTGTTTCTTATGGAATTTGTTTTCCTTATCATACGATTCATAATATACATATATTATATATTGTAAGCACTGTAGTTTACCAAACGTTGCTATCTATTAACTATTTATCTATAAAATTCATCTAAATAAAAATATCTATTGATTTTAAATCTTTAGAAAAAGGAATACAATATGGGACTTTATGATCGTGATTATGCAAGAGGAAACTCTTACATGTATGAAACTGCACATCGCTCTGAAGCACAGATTGTCTCTTTTGTAAAAGAGACATATAAGCTTTTTGCCGCATCTATGATGGCAGGAGCTGTTGGTGCTTATGTTGGTGTGCCTTTGGCAGCCAGTATATCTGGTATGATATGGCCGCTCTTCTTTTTGGAGATCGGCCTTTTAATAGGACTACAGTTTGCAAAGAACAAGCCGGGAATTAACCTGCTTGTTATGTTTGCTTTCGTTTTTGTTACAGGCATCACTACCGCACCGTTATTGGCATATACACTCGGGATGGCCGGTGGAGGTATTATCATCGGTAATGCCTTTGCTATGACAGCTGTTGTTTTTGGTGCAATGAGTTTCTTTGCTATCAAAAGTACAAAAGATTTCAGTGGATATGGAAAACCTTTAATGATCGCTCTTTTTGTGATCATCGGTTTTTCAATACTAAACATGTTTCTTGGTAACCCAATGCTGCAAATCATCATTGCCGGTGCAGTGGTCATTCTCTTTAGCATCTTGGTTATCTACGATACACAAAATATTATGAATGGAGCGTATGAGACTCCAATTGACGGTGCAATCGCTCTTTATTTAGACTTTCTAAATATCTTCATTGCACTTTTACAACTCTTCGGCATCTTTGGAAATGAAGAGTAACCTTCTTTCACCTGAGATCTATCGGGTGATCGATGCCAACCTCAACCGTCTCAAAGAGGGCATACGTGTCGTTGAAGACATCATGCGATACAGAGACAACAACAAAGAACTTTCAAAAAAACTCAAATCACTTCGCCATCAAGCAAGAATTACAGAAACAAAAGAACTCTTAAAAAATCGTGACAGTATAAATGACGTACTGCGCTCTTCAACAAAAAGTGAGCAGACACGTTCTGATATCCAAAGTATTTTAAGCGCAAACTTTAAAAGAGCAGAAGAATCGGCACGGGTTTTAGAAGAGATATTTAAACTCGAAGATATAGAGCGTAGCGAAAACTTCAAAACAATCCGCTATGAGCTCTATAATTTAGAAAAAGAGATAATCCTCAGTGAGCAATAAAAGCCACTTCAAACTCTAAATAATCCAATGGATACTCTGCCATCAGTTTTTTAGTTTCTTTATAGCTAAGAAGTTTGCGTGAGCCACTGACACCGCTTTTTTTGATATAACGAAACATCTCACGTACACTTTCAAACGCAAGTCTGTATTGCACCACTTCGAACGCTGCATCAGGAAAATATTTTTTCTGCAATTGTTTTATCTCTTTGCGTGAGCGCAGCAGTGGTTCAAGTCCTGCGGTATCATTGAGTGTCTGAAAAGTACCTGCCGTAAATATTGCCAAAGCAACAGGTGTATGCAAAGTGCTAATATTTCTAAATACATTGTCAAGATCATCCGCCCACTGAAGCGCTGATGCGGAGAGGACATAATCAAAAACATACGTACGCAGATGCTCAAAAAGCATTGCATCGTTGAAATTACCGTAAATACACTCTACATGTTCTGCTTTTGGATGCAACTCCAGCATACCTGGTGCAAAATCAACTCCAACAAAATGTTTTACTTTCCACTCTATCTTTTTAAAAAGCGCACCGCTACCACAGCCAAGATCAAGAATTTTCTTTGGTTTTTGCTTTACAAACTCCAGCAGTTTGTCGGCTACCTGTTCCTGAATAACATTATACTTCCCATAATGGGCGGCATATTTTGAAAATTCTGTTGATATTTTCATTTTTTGTTTATAATCAGTGAAATAACGAAGACAACGATCACTGAAAGAACTATCGTTGCACCCGAAGGCAGAGAGTAGTAATA
Proteins encoded in this window:
- a CDS encoding Bax inhibitor-1/YccA family protein, which gives rise to MGLYDRDYARGNSYMYETAHRSEAQIVSFVKETYKLFAASMMAGAVGAYVGVPLAASISGMIWPLFFLEIGLLIGLQFAKNKPGINLLVMFAFVFVTGITTAPLLAYTLGMAGGGIIIGNAFAMTAVVFGAMSFFAIKSTKDFSGYGKPLMIALFVIIGFSILNMFLGNPMLQIIIAGAVVILFSILVIYDTQNIMNGAYETPIDGAIALYLDFLNIFIALLQLFGIFGNEE
- a CDS encoding thiamine-phosphate pyrophosphorylase, producing the protein MKSNLLSPEIYRVIDANLNRLKEGIRVVEDIMRYRDNNKELSKKLKSLRHQARITETKELLKNRDSINDVLRSSTKSEQTRSDIQSILSANFKRAEESARVLEEIFKLEDIERSENFKTIRYELYNLEKEIILSEQ
- a CDS encoding methyltransferase domain-containing protein, encoding MKISTEFSKYAAHYGKYNVIQEQVADKLLEFVKQKPKKILDLGCGSGALFKKIEWKVKHFVGVDFAPGMLELHPKAEHVECIYGNFNDAMLFEHLRTYVFDYVLSASALQWADDLDNVFRNISTLHTPVALAIFTAGTFQTLNDTAGLEPLLRSRKEIKQLQKKYFPDAAFEVVQYRLAFESVREMFRYIKKSGVSGSRKLLSYKETKKLMAEYPLDYLEFEVAFIAH